One window of Peteryoungia desertarenae genomic DNA carries:
- a CDS encoding nicotinate phosphoribosyltransferase: protein MTEMMNPILNTDSYKLGHFLQYPAGTRAISAFATTRGNSLRPEVMFFGLQMFLKGYLGRQVSKADIDEADEVARLHGQPFDREGWSHILNAHGGYLPIRIEALPEGVAVRRGVPVAQVVNTDAKVPWLTSYIETALLRAIWYPSTVATAAWRLRLAIQPFLDRTCDDPGSLMPTFLSDYGARSTSSLEQAAIGGVAHLVHFKSSDSLPALLHARRYYGAQMAAHSVPASEHTTITAWGAAREAEAYANMVDRFAPFGVYSVVSDSYDLHNAVTEIWGKQLQPKVRASGATLIVRPDSGDPIDTPLQVIAQLAYAYGTRLNSKGFKVIDADVRVIQSDGVSLQDIQMILGRMEGMGFSAENIRFGMGSGLLQKINRNTLSFTMRASALQDEGGNWREIGRRSPDIRDRPPAAGRRAVVRDGKDLVGIHLEELGGQHNMLEPVWQNGQLLKDWSLEEVRATASLPWLE, encoded by the coding sequence ATGACCGAAATGATGAATCCGATCCTCAATACCGACAGCTACAAGCTCGGTCATTTCCTGCAATATCCGGCCGGAACTCGGGCCATCAGTGCCTTTGCCACGACTCGCGGCAATTCCCTGCGGCCGGAAGTCATGTTCTTCGGCCTTCAGATGTTCCTGAAGGGCTATCTCGGGCGGCAGGTCAGCAAAGCCGATATCGACGAAGCCGATGAAGTCGCGAGGCTTCATGGACAACCCTTTGACCGCGAGGGCTGGAGCCACATTCTCAACGCCCATGGAGGCTATCTGCCGATCCGCATCGAGGCACTTCCAGAAGGTGTTGCGGTACGTCGCGGTGTACCGGTCGCTCAGGTCGTGAATACAGACGCCAAAGTTCCCTGGTTGACCTCCTACATCGAGACGGCTCTCCTGAGGGCGATCTGGTACCCCTCAACCGTTGCAACTGCGGCTTGGCGATTGCGGCTTGCCATCCAGCCGTTTCTCGATCGCACCTGCGACGATCCGGGAAGCCTGATGCCGACCTTCCTGAGCGATTATGGGGCTCGCAGTACGTCGAGCCTTGAACAGGCTGCCATTGGTGGCGTGGCGCATCTCGTCCATTTCAAGAGTTCCGATTCTCTTCCGGCACTGCTTCATGCCCGGCGTTACTATGGCGCCCAGATGGCCGCACATTCTGTCCCGGCCTCCGAACATACGACGATTACCGCCTGGGGTGCCGCACGCGAGGCCGAAGCCTATGCCAACATGGTCGACCGTTTTGCGCCATTCGGTGTCTATTCGGTGGTTTCAGACAGCTACGACCTGCATAATGCCGTTACCGAAATCTGGGGCAAGCAGCTGCAGCCCAAGGTCCGGGCCTCGGGCGCAACACTGATTGTCAGGCCCGACAGCGGCGATCCGATTGATACGCCCCTACAGGTCATCGCCCAGCTCGCTTATGCTTACGGAACGCGGCTCAACAGCAAGGGCTTCAAGGTCATCGATGCCGATGTCCGGGTGATCCAGTCGGATGGCGTATCACTCCAGGATATCCAGATGATCCTCGGACGTATGGAGGGCATGGGATTTTCAGCAGAAAACATCCGGTTCGGCATGGGCTCGGGGCTGCTGCAGAAAATCAACCGGAATACGCTTTCGTTCACAATGCGGGCGAGTGCCCTTCAGGACGAAGGCGGCAACTGGCGTGAAATCGGACGCCGTTCGCCCGACATCCGCGACCGTCCACCGGCCGCAGGACGGCGCGCGGTTGTTCGTGACGGCAAGGATCTGGTCGGCATCCATCTCGAAGAGCTTGGCGGACAGCACAACATGCTGGAGCCGGTCTGGCAGAATGGTCAATTGCTGAAAGACTGGAGCCTCGAAGAGGTCCGCGCAACAGCATCCCTGCCCTGGCTCGAGTAA